Genomic segment of Paenibacillus sp. FSL R5-0623:
ATCGTGAAGATATCAGCCCAGTAAGTGTAATCAGCGCAACGGCAATTCCCACTTCGAATATGAGCATATCCATAGGCTAAGTCCGTCCATCAGTCAACAATTGTTTGAGATGTTTGATCTGATTCCGTTCACCGGCAACTACAATTGTAGCTCCAGCGGTAAAAGCATAATCCGGGCCTGGATTAAAATGCTTCTCCTTATCCTTAGTCACAACAGCGAGAATTACGGCGCCCGTTGCCTGACGGATATCCAGTTCACCAATCGTCATGCCTAAGCTTGCAGCGTGAGGCTCAATCCGTAGCCATTCGATTAACAGACCTTCAAGCATCACTTCACGCTCATCCTGAAACTTCGGTTTATAGGTCATACCACCAACGATAGCGGCTACCGCCCGGGCTTCATCATCGTCCAGGGTGACAAGAGATACCATATCACCCACCTCTTCTGGCGTATCCCCTGACTCCATATGGAATAGGTCACGTCGCTCGTCGTTATGGATCACAATGACCAAATGCTCACCACTACGGGTATGCAGCCAGTATTTACGTCCAATGCCTGGTAAGTCTGTCTCTTTAAAGTGCATGATCTGCACCCCCTAGCGCCGGCTCGTTCAAGGTTTCGCTCCTCAGCTCAATCCCCGTAATTCGGATTCTCATGGAACCTGATGGTGTATGAACAGACCTAACTTCCCCTTTACTGCCAAGCAGTAATTGACTCCCTACTGGAGAGAGGAAGGAAATACGACCCTCATCAGGATTAGTATCCTCTGGCATGACAATCATGAACGAATCTGACGTATGAAAATCGAGATATTCAAAATCAATATGACTGCCGATCAATACAGCTGAGTCCAGATCTTCATCAGGACCCAGGAGCAGCTTTTCCACATACTCTGTATATGCGGACAATTGTTTTTCCAATTGTATCCGCTCTGGATCACGCGCATCGAAATAGGCGTCGAGAAATGTTCTTTTCTCTTCACCGAATGTAAATAGCTGGCTCACCAGCTTCTCTCTGCAATTATGGCGGGAGGTCCTATGGTTCATAGTAGATTTCCCCCCCTATACAAGCCTTGTTCTCCATGTTGATT
This window contains:
- a CDS encoding cation:proton antiporter regulatory subunit, with the translated sequence MHFKETDLPGIGRKYWLHTRSGEHLVIVIHNDERRDLFHMESGDTPEEVGDMVSLVTLDDDEARAVAAIVGGMTYKPKFQDEREVMLEGLLIEWLRIEPHAASLGMTIGELDIRQATGAVILAVVTKDKEKHFNPGPDYAFTAGATIVVAGERNQIKHLKQLLTDGRT
- a CDS encoding GreA/GreB family elongation factor, translated to MNHRTSRHNCREKLVSQLFTFGEEKRTFLDAYFDARDPERIQLEKQLSAYTEYVEKLLLGPDEDLDSAVLIGSHIDFEYLDFHTSDSFMIVMPEDTNPDEGRISFLSPVGSQLLLGSKGEVRSVHTPSGSMRIRITGIELRSETLNEPALGGADHAL